In the Halorubrum ruber genome, CTCGCGCGAGCTCGCCGACCAGTGGCGCGAGGAGCTGCTCGACCACTCGACGGTCGACCCGGGCGATATCGGGCTGTACCACGGGGGAACCAAGGACATCAGCCCCGTCACGATCGCCACCTACCAGATCGCGGGGATGGACCGCCACCGAAGCCTCTTCGACTCCCGGAAGTGGGGGCTGATCTGCTTCGACGAGGTGCATCACGTTACCGCCCCCGTGTACTCCCGAACCGCGGAGTTCCAGAGCAAACACCGGCTCGGGCTCTCGGCGACGCCCGTCAGCGAGACCGGCAGCGAGGAGGATATCTACACCCTGATCGGGCAACCCATCGGCGCCGACTGGGACGCGCTGTTCGAGGCTGGCTTCGTCCAAGAGCCCGAAGTCGAGATCCGCTACGTGCCGTGGCGCGACGAGCTGGCCCAGAGCGAGTATGCCGCCGCGGACGGCCGCGAGCGCAGACGGCTCGCGGCCGAGAACCCCGCGAAGGTCGAGGAGATCCGCTACCTGCTCGCGGCCCACCGCGACAAGAAGGCGCTCGTCTTCGTCGAGTACCTCGACCACGGGCGGGAAATCGCCGACGCGCTCGGCGCCCCGTTCATCAGCGGCGAGACGCCGCACCACGAGCGCGCGGAGCTGTTCCGGCGGTTCCGAGCGGCGGACAGCAACGCTGAAGACACCGAAAGCGACGACCTCGACGTCCTCGTCGTCTCGCGGGTCGGCGACGAGGGGATCGACCTCCCGAACGCCGAGCTCGCGGTCGTCGCGAGCGGCCTCGGCGGCTCCCGGCGACAGGGGTCACAGCGCGCCGGCCGGACGATGCGCCCGACCGGCTCCGCGCTGGTCTACGTCCTCGCGACGCGCGGGTCGAGCGAAGAGGAGTTCGCCCAGCGGCAGATGCGCCACCTCGGCCGGAAGGGCGTCCGCGTCCGCGAGACGAACGTCGCGGAGTGACGCGCGACGCGACCCCTCAGCCCGCGACGCGACCCCCTCGGCCCGCGGTGTGGGCCGACCCGATTCGGCCGGTCAGAGCGAGTCTGCTAGGCGCTCGGCCGCCGTTTCGATCTCCCCCTCGTTCTCGACGAACCGAACAGGCGCGTTCTGGTCTCTCGCGTACTGGAGCGCCGCGGAGCGGTTGAGGTCCTGCTCGAAGTCGATCTGGCGTTCGGTGATCCCGTCGAGGTCGCGGTCGCTCTCCCGCCTTCGTTCGAGGATCGTCGCCGGCTCCGCCTCCACGAGGACGAACGCGTCCGGCGAGACGTCCCGAAGGACTTCGACCGGGAGCCCCTGGACGTAGCCGGTCTGCGTTTCGACCGCGAGGTGCGTCGAGAGGATCACGTTCGTCGTCGCCGCCTCCTCGGCGACGAACTCGCCCGCGCGGCGCTGGAGGCGACGCGTCTCTGTCTGCGAGAGCGTACCGAGCTGGGCCCGCTCGGTCGTGATGCCCATCGCCGCCGCCTGTTCGAGCATCACGTCGCCGAAGTTGATCAGCTTGTACCCGTCTCCGAGTCCCCGTCGGACCGCTTGACAGACGCTGGAGAGGCCGACGCCGTTGACCCCCGACACGAGCGTGACGGACATCAGAAGCTCACCTCGTTCTCCTCGTCGCCCGGCATTCCGCCGCGGTCGTCGTAGTACCGGCGCCCGATGAACTGGGCGCCGACGAGCATCATCAGCGTGTCGTAGAGGTCGTCCGCCGAGTCGAACGTCTCGATGTCCGACCGATCGACGACCGCCCGGATCGTCGTGGACTCCCCGTCCGGCGGCGACAGCTCCGTGTCACCGACCGTCTCAAGCACCTCGCTTCGGGGTGCCGGAAACTCTAGCTTTCTCGCGAACAGGTCCCGTGTCTCTGGTAAGCGCATTCATACCATATGACAACGCACGTGAGTATAAGTGTGTATGTACCGCGGGGGGTCGTCGCGTCTCCCGGCCGTTCCCTTCGTGCGCCCGCGTCGACGCCACGAACCCGACCGCGGACCGTCGTCGGGCGAAGCTTTCAACACACA is a window encoding:
- a CDS encoding adenylate kinase is translated as MSVTLVSGVNGVGLSSVCQAVRRGLGDGYKLINFGDVMLEQAAAMGITTERAQLGTLSQTETRRLQRRAGEFVAEEAATTNVILSTHLAVETQTGYVQGLPVEVLRDVSPDAFVLVEAEPATILERRRESDRDLDGITERQIDFEQDLNRSAALQYARDQNAPVRFVENEGEIETAAERLADSL
- a CDS encoding DUF5789 family protein, yielding MRLPETRDLFARKLEFPAPRSEVLETVGDTELSPPDGESTTIRAVVDRSDIETFDSADDLYDTLMMLVGAQFIGRRYYDDRGGMPGDEENEVSF